The Pagrus major chromosome 5, Pma_NU_1.0 genomic sequence CACACATCCCATCTGTTCATTACCAGGTTATAGAGAAAGTGGATGGAGTATTTGTACATGAATGCAAACTAGGTGTGTCACAGCTCTTTTTAATAATTTGAGTGATGGTGAATGATCCAAGAAATAACTTATTTTAACACTTGTGGCATAAGGAGGAGAAATTTTACATATCTATATATCATGCAACCTCTCTTGAATGCATTGTTGTTAAAGGTGTGTCATTGTAAATAGGTTGTAAATGAATTGAGTCTGCCCACTGGAGCCGGTTTCAGCAGACCCCAGAGGACAGAGTTAGATGTTTGCTACATAATTAGCATCCAACTTGCAAAATCTACACGAACTGtgagactttttctttttttttttcagtactttaatttttgttaatttccattacagaaaaatcacacacacacacaagaacataAATGATAAGATGTGGATTGTCCCGTCCCCACAAAACCTATTTATTCCTGTGACATACTCTAATCTTTATATTCCTGTTAATGTAAACGTCGTAAATTTCTCCCATTTCTCTTATTTCTCTCGACATTGTTCCTCTTAAGCTCTTACTACTACTTACTCTCCACTATGAGTTAActgttataatttatttaattcacAACTTTCAGCCATTCATTTTGCGTTGGAGGTTCTGTCTGACATTCAGCAAATATCCATATGAACATTTCCTCCAAACCTTacaacttttaaataaaaataataataattaagcTTTTAGTGTAATAAAGAATCTAATGACTTCTCTCCAAATATGACTGATTTGTTCTCCAGATGTGCAACCATTTATCTtctgaaatgttctttttcccAGGGATCTCGTACATTTCTTGTGGTTATGCATCAAGACAAGAGGAGGAAATTAAATTTCTGTGAATTCTCTATGCACTTCcctttttaaatatcaaatcTGTGAAAGATTtttgttctctctgttttcccccAGTTTGTAACCGGGTCACAGACCATTCCCTAAACTTTTTCAAGCGCTGTGGAAGCATCTGTCAGATCGACCTTCGCTTCTGTAAGCAGGTGACGAAGACGGCCTGCGAGCGGTTCATCGCAGAGATGTCTGTGAGCGTACCGTTCAGactgaaagaggaaaaactgcTTCAGAAGTCAAGCTAGTTCCTAACAGGACAGACAACATTTAACAGACTCTCTTTGCACTTAAtggaactttttctttttaaactggTCCTGTTATAAGTCTTTCAATCAGTGTCACAGTAAACAAATGGACGGATGCAGATCATTCActggacaaataaaaacaggacaTATCATGCATGTAATTGTGTTCAGATTGTACTTTTATAAAGACGTGCTTGTAATTGGCTGTTgggttgtttatttttattctttaaatatCTGAAAACACAGTATTTTTATACAAGCATCATTTCATGAGTTTACAGTGTCTCAGGAGCTAAATGTCACCGCGTGTGGCGTGTCAACTGAACATTGTCTCCTTCCTCATTTTGCCTTCATGCAACAGTGTCCTCTATGTGCCAAAACCTGTATTTGACATGAATATAACTCTAGtttcaggcaaaaaaaaatatgtacagtaaTAAATATCCGACTAAATGATCAGAAGTACTTCCTGAATATTTAGAATGTATCTCAAGAATGACACAAATAGTTTCCTGTTACGCCATCATGTTTTCCCTTACCTTCATACTCTTATGATTTGTTGAATGTTGTGTTCGACGGGGTTTTCGCCAACATTTCAACAGTAActtattgatttttgttttttattacagtttgtatttattcatttattcagtaaCTTGACATTGATGTCTCAGAGCTTGCAAATAATTTATCATGGGTTGTTTGAGCCTGTTGCTGCATCCAGTTATTTTGTGTGGTTTAACACACAAACTCCAGTGGCAGGAAGTTGACAGTCATTGCAGATGTGCGACTGACGACTCGCTTGACACTTAATATGATGCAGTCAGCCTCACACATCTGGTGCTGCATACAGGTTCAAATAACGAACACAGTGAATGACTTTTGCAAATAActcatttgcataatatgtTTAAATAATAACTCCATACAGTaggtgttgtgtgtatttgggGGTGTGTTGTGCTGTAATCGATCACCTCAGGTGAATGTGataatgtttatatttgtaaattCAAAAACTAAGTGCTAATATGCATTAAAAGAATTTCATTTGTACCATCGCTGAGTCGTGTTTTCATTGACGTATTGTCATGGAAAGGAAACAATTAAACAGGTTGGTTTGTTCTTTGAAGTACATGTCAGATGTAGTCGTGGTCCccaattttgtctttttgttacaCCTCATCACACAGTATTAACTCAGGGCGCACATGGAAGTGAATtatagccatgctagcagcattATCAATGTCAGTCAGCCCACTTTTCCTCCTGAGTTAAATATAACAACGacaatgattgttttgttcagACATTAATCGTGGCCCATAGAGAATGGATCCACTGATTTTCCCTGTTGTGCCACTGTGAGGTTGATATTTCAAATTCTTTGTCATTCACAAATACAGTGAAGCAGTTGTCAGGAATTAAAGATacaatgtgtaagaattctgcatgaaaatgttaaaaaaaatgatgagatCTTTTCTtatatatgttattttattgcattgtttactaacattatcccaaatgtttcaaaacaatgtttaaacccaAAGacatccacaagtttactcatGGTAACGGTGTGTTTCACTTGGTCACCCGTAGCTACTTCCAGGAGTGGGAAGTCGGTGAACGAGACTAAACTTGACgtgaaatataacattttacaCCTCGTCCCTGAACATTTGTGcttgagtcacgtcagatagattttcatcaccAATGATGGTTATTTAATGGTGTAGCAGTCCCATTATGTGGACACAATCTTTTCTTGTTGGCTGAATTTCAAAATCCCTCTGTACTGACTGCAGTGGATTCAAATCACCTGTTGCAGGGTGTGGAGACCGGCTCCTATTTAGTGAGTgaaagcagcttggggcattcctCTCATAGCCAATCAGGGTGCGACACCGCCCTGTGGTGAAGAATGGCACCCAGGTCAGTCTGATTCTGTCCTGACACACCTCATCCAAATAGATTATCAGCCAGAAACTCTGATCTGTTTGGGCCCTCATTCTTTTTTAGTTGAGAGAAATTGTGAGCATTGTACAACCGAGTTGAGGAGGCATTATTTCATTATTCCCTGATAAGGCATCTTATGATTATCTCCCAAAGAGGCATATTATCTAAGTATTTGTGGCCTTTGGCACTCCccttaaatataaatgtataatgtttatattttgagGTGGTTTGTAGGCTTTCTCctgccagtaccgccacagcactctgcaaatgttttctgtcttgatAAAGAActgagcagcagaaattacatttcCATTGTACTTGCACCTTTGTTAATAGTTTCCTCGTGGAAAAAATGCCCATAGATGCCcttttcacggcagacattttgacccgtcaaagcaagaaaaacactgttgtacataacattaacaatggtcAACCTTTCCATTAAGTGTCAACTTAAGTCATGTCAGCGAGTGAGCATGCACAAAACCTGAGCACTGGAGCTggctcacctaaatggaatgcgGTCATCATTAGTGTTATttattccacctgtgcttttcctgctttgatacgtccaaatgtctgctgtgaaaagggccTGATGTGAAGCCAAACAGAAATCCTGCAACCTGACAAGCTGAAACCAGTGAATGTTTGTGGTCTTTGCCTTAAAAGTAACTTAAACTCAGTTATCATAGTTGTAGATTATTTTGAGCTGCTCAATAACTCAACTGACCATCTCAGCTCTACTTATTTCTTTTTCCAAGATAATGCAGGGACACAACATGTGATGCATGAGTATacaaaaacagactttaattaaaatctttaattaccaaaataaaaagttCAACATTCCCAAATACAAAGACCAAATCTTGCACACAAGTTCACCCTCTCTAAAGAAAAAGTGCAACCTGCTCTTCTACTGCTCGTGATTGTGGGGGACATCTTTTCTGTAATAGCAGCAATGTTGATTTTGTGTGGGGACAGTACAGAGCTGGATACTTCTAAATGAGCAGGGCTGGAGCGAAAGAAAACCAGGGAAATTGAGCTTTATGGGTAGAAAAGAAACATAACTATACAGGTTGTTGTCATGCTCTGGTTAAAGAGGGACAAATAGTTCAGGCAAAACTATGctcattaaacacattttaaacacgTTTTAAATCACAGGAAAACGTAACTCTGTAATAGTAAACCCAATCCCAGGGACATTTCAGTAATCCCATATTACACTATTTAAAtcaaatgggaaaaaaatatagatatatacatctCATATGGATCAATATATGCAAATGTACATTAGCAAGTCATTATTTCTATATACTTTCTATATCACATATGTCAGTAAACTCATCGCTATATCTTTGAATAGTTAGTTCAATACATTTCTCCTACATGAGAAAATCAACTAAAATGCATTAAGACACTTCATTTCACTCCCAAcaatacacaacaacaaaaataaagacattcagAGTTTCACATCCACAGTTCAGCTGGAAATCAGGGAAGATGGTTTGATGAGTTAGCACCAATTTTTGTCTTTAGTCTCCACTAAAGTGCTGAGACGGGACAGAGGTGACCGCGGAGGTTGACTATTGCTGTAATGGTAGACTTTGTATGAACATTTAAATTTGTAATTCATTACAATAAGCGCCTCTATAACAAAATAATGCAATATAAGAAAATTGATAATGCATCGACTTCATCATAAATCACCAATTTCAACCACCAATATTTTCAAAGCACAACAGCAGAGCTTCTGCTCGTTTGTGGGCTAAATAACACCAAGTTTAActtgacaagaaaaacacacaagctcaATTGTTTGTAATTCACTTTTTCCACTGACCTTAAAGGCATaatatgcaggatttgtcagtTGCCATTTGTAAACACACCATTCAAAAAAGGTGCAGTAACCGATTCTGGAGTCGATTATTGAGGCCAATATCAGGTCATTTAATTAAACGCCACCAATACAAAGAGGGAATTCAGACCTGCTTGTTCCGAGGCATCCGACCAAAAGTTAACACCATTAAgtccgtcagttcacacctggcataACATTAGTTttgagtgaccacttgtgatctgatctcacttccctgcACTATATGTGAATAAACACGTACACAAAGAAAGAACTTAATGTATAACATCTGCCAACTTAACAAGAGGGCCCAAACAGTTTTGAATTTGTGGTAGACAGTGTTTCATAAAccttataaagtttctcctcactcaacaatGCTTAAAATTAAATGATTTGTAGGGGAGTCTGGGGATAATGGGGTTACTGGTTCAGTGGTtagatcagttgaaacagtctgttcacaaacatctggcaggttaagagagcaTACTGTCCACTTGGTCTAAACAAGTCAAAAGCACTGGTATTTGATGacttgggaatgagactaaacaatCCACTACCTCTTTCCAGAATTGCTTATGCCACAGCCaaataattagaaaataaaaaaatacaggcagagggtCATTAGTGAGGATTGATAGGGCTTATTTTTGTATGAGTCTATATATTGTTCGatttttttaggaaaatcctGCATGGTATACCTTTAACAAAGTAAGTGGCCTTCAAAACTTCATCAGTCAAGCTTAGGTTAAGACAAGAATTCAAGAATTAGTATACATGCTACCTCAGCCaccatttcatgtcatagtttGCAGTGGATTGTGAGTAGTGGTGCATTAACACAGTGTGAACAAAGTGCTTTCTGATAAAACGTGCTGAAGAATCAACAGACACGCACTGGGCCAACACAGTCGAGGGGAGAAAACGGGTGAGAAGCATCAGGGCATGACCCATTATTTGGCACCTAGTTCACTCACCCCCTCTCTCCTGTGGTGgggttcagtgtgtgtctgtcctctgtgttaCTAAGATATGTAGTCACTTGCAGCAGTTGTAAAGAGAGGTGCTCTTAAGAACACTCAGCAGTGCTGAGCGCCAGCTACAGTTTATAGGCAGATCTGAGGGTGTTGAGTTGTGTTTGACGAGACTGCTCGTGGCTGAGTGCCACACATTCTTTGCTTTGAAAATCTGtaagaaaagtaaaacactTCGGAATGAACACAGATTAGAGATATGTTTACTTGAGGAATGACTCATAGGAGGGTATGATCCTACGCTCTGCCCACTGGTGAAACTGGAGTCAAAGTcttaagaaaaacacatttctcgtAATATTTCAATGTGCAAATAAAGTGAGAAATTAGGTAATACAAACATGGAACATCCACAAAATAAGTCTTTTGGGGATTCAAAGGTTGTGAGCTGCATGGTTGATTTAAGGTACAGTCtcagtctgagctgctgctgatctGAAGCAGGCAGGTGCGGCGGTGTTGCAGTGGTGCATTAGGACTTGAAGACATGCACGGCCCTCACGACGTACTGCCTGCAGATCGGGCACTCGTTCATCCTCTTGCCGCACTTGGTGCAGGTAACCATGTGACCGCACTCCAGGAGAACGCAGTCGATCATAGCATCCATGCAGATCCTGCAGAGGTTGTCGTCGTGGATCGTCAGCGGACCCTTCTCAACATCTGCAAGACAATGACACGGAGAGGTGACTgggaatgttaaaaaaaagaatcatgCACTGAGGAGGGAAAAGGGGGCAGCTTCATGAAAGACTTCATCCTATCCAGTGTGCCTTATCTTGGTAAAGTCATGCTCACAATCTCCTCAAAAATGTCAACGCCGGTTATGGCTGTGTGTCAAGATGTTACTATGACAACCACACAGTCTTTATCTCTGGAAGCGAGCTGGTGAGAGAGTGAATACACACACCTAACGTACTGCAGGTCTCTGTATAAATAGCTTCACACATTGAACACATGAATAGATGACTGAGGGAGATTGATCATCATGGTGGATCAATGCTCCTCGAGCATGACAAGTGaaactgaaatacatttctgttcctgagcaaaacaaatgaacatTAATTCTCATCCTCAATGAAACAGACCCTCACATTAAATGACATTCTACATGGAAGACCACATATATGAGAGGAAACTGGCAGAACAAATGAGAATGGGTTCACAGTGAACACAGATGCGGTGGAGACATTGTTCGTACGATGGTGAGGCGAGTCACAGATGGTGTGTGTGACCACAGCAACAATGGCGAGGGGAATCTATAATCCTTACCTCCGATGGCACCGTTGCAGAtaggaggggaaggagggaaggcCACCACTTTAGTGGGGGAGGAGTAAAGCAAGCAAGAGATATTTCAGCACGAGTCAGAATGAGATAACTCATTTGAATGACCCTgcttatcattattattattattattattattgccgACAGTATATAATATTGTCAGAAGAAGCAGAGATATCAGGTTTCTATAGTTAAAAACAGGATGTGGTATCCAACAGCAACATCTAGGACAGTGTGCACAGAGACGAGTGACAGCTTACCTGTGGTTACAGTACTGCTCACATTTTCCACtgcaagaaaagaaatcaaagttACTATAGCAACTTACTAAAGCAAGCCATATTAGAATACGGCCCATACTCTGTGTTCATAGAGACATTCTATAGCAAATCTAATTAATTAAGACATTTCATAGCCAACAGCAAAGTAGAGTACAATATTTAGTCACAAAGTTGATACCCACATGACTTCCTgttcccctccttctctctgtacAGTCTGCTGACGCGCTCCACCAGCTCCCACTTCTCACAGCACCCTGAATAGTTGACAAAGTTCCGAGCCAGGATCTCCTTCAGCTGCCTGACAGACAGGCCCTCGATGTCCCTCAAGCTGGAGATGTCTGAGAGAGATGCTCTGGCCCGACGTCGCGTCAGAGGACTGACCTAAAaaggagcaggaagagagacaTTAGAGATGAAATGATATTGAGGTTGAGATTCCTGTGACAAACTGTTTGAACTACCTTAATATTTTATTACAGCCTCGTGCAAAACAGGGTAACACATGACACACAGTGACAAAAATTGCACTCagaatcattaaaaatgtaagtaGTCAGCATGAAGGATAGGTTAAAAAACAGCTGATATTTGTCAGAATTCTATGTGGGTTGAACCAACAGGATACTTCTTAAAATTAAATATCTATTATTTCTTTTCATATTGAGCATCATAAAGGGCTTTATTACTGCCTTGAACAAAAGGCATTTGTTGAAATAAACCTGAAGTATATTGAGTGCTGCAATCTGCAAGATGCTGCAATTTTTTGCAACACAGGAGAAAACTGTTTCTACCTTCTGGTTTAATCAGAATAAGTAGCTGAGTCTCTGGCCAATAAATAGAGTTTCATTGTTTCATATTCTTAACATTTGCATCTAATTTTCAACCCTTATATTGCTTTCCCTGCACTCCAAAAGTTGCACCACTAAATCTTATATAAAGCTGTGTCATCAAGTATTTCCACTTATACTCCAGTAACAACATTTAGCAATAGAACTGCAATGCATTTGTCAATACTTCACATACGAATGATTGCAAAATTAAGTTTGATCAGTCGTAAGTCACCTCAGGAGTGTGTTCACTGGCGTCCAGGTTGAGGAGAGACACAGACGTGGCATCACCTATATCCTGCAACACAAAAGCAGCAATAACAAACATGAGTGTGCACTACATGCGAGGAACAGGCCAGATAACTGAGGATTAGGATTAGACACTCTCAGACAGGCCATCCATACCTCAGGAACAACAATGTCTTCTGCCTTCCATTCATAGAAAAGCTTACAGCTCCCTAAGCAGGCCAAGTACAAGTATTTATAGTGGATCCTGGCTGCTTGGAGCAGAGCTCGTTTTGCAGTGTCAGTTATGGtgtttctcattctctttttactttttgcttCTCTGCTTTCTAAAAATCctgattgatttctttttagCTGGCATACAAATTGTAGTAAAACCAGGATGAAAGGATGAAACCTCTTTTCATCActttgtttctatatttgtcTTTGGTGACATGTCGAGTGGTTCCCATGGACTCGTTTGTAGTAGCTCAACAAATAGTCTGAACAGCCTGAAGTGATGACATGATGTAAGATTTGCACAAATAACCTAAAGACCTGTGGAAAAACACCTATGAGGACTCTTCAGAGATGCAAGCTTTGTGACTGCAGGCCAGCATGACTAAAAATCCAAACTTACACTTGTcaaattaatcatttcaattttaaaaCTTAGATGCCAGTTGTGCCTCCACAAGGATATGGTTGATGCTTAgtgttaatgaaaataattaatggTTCAGAGCCGGTCCTGACCTGGTTGGTATCAGAGCTATCACTCCTGCTGAGTGGCTCCTCCTGAGAGGCAACGAAAGTAGAGAGCTCTGAGGCGGACTGCGTGGTAGAAGGGGTCGGCGTATACAGGGAACGCGAGCGAAGGCTGGCCGTGTCGGGGTCGTCCTCTTCTTCAATGCCTTGGTGACAGAGCACCAAGTCCACTAGGTCTTCCTTTTCCCTGCAGGTATCTGTGGGGATGTTACGGAGTAGCAAGTACTGACGCAGGTCCCTGACTCGTAGGCGCATGAGCCGCGGCCGCTGAAAAGACGTCGCCTTCAGCAAATGACATGTGGCACAAATGCGCAGATTCTCCTGAAGCACGGAGCACAGAGAGCAGAAGCTCTTCTTGCAGTCGCAGCATATATACTGCACaaagagagtgaaaaaaaaacaagatggtggAAATGAGGCAATTTGAGATTTATGAACAGCATCTATCATGTGTTACTGCCAAAACTCCCCCTAAAACAATGTTGCATTTAACATGAAGATGTTGCCAAATGttcttggtttttttttcaaagttaaaagttaaatttaaacataaaaaagatgaagaacagGAAAAGCCAAGTGACAATATTTAACAAATGACTGTAGTATATCAATGCTTTCctgcatttttcacatcactcacatctgctctgcctctccaggcacagagacaggaagcagcTCATTTCTTCTAAGTGACAAACATCAAACAGTAATAAATGCAAGAGGTGGGATTCAACTGGCACGGTGAGCAAGTGGAGCACAGGGTTCAGAGAGAATGAGACCCTGAGCCATACATGAACATGAGGACTCTGAAGATGATATTACAGAGCAAGTATGTCGTCCATCTGTCTCTGCAATCAGCTAGAACAGCAGTGTTGTATTAGTAGCCTCTGGGTATAAATCAAATTAACTTCAGCCTTTAATTCC encodes the following:
- the rnf34a gene encoding E3 ubiquitin-protein ligase RNF34a, encoding MKAGASSMWASCCGLLNEVMGTGAVRGQQPGFGAGAGPFRFAPSAGYSTYPPTSSGSPGLVCKACGQAFSVFRRKYICCDCKKSFCSLCSVLQENLRICATCHLLKATSFQRPRLMRLRVRDLRQYLLLRNIPTDTCREKEDLVDLVLCHQGIEEEDDPDTASLRSRSLYTPTPSTTQSASELSTFVASQEEPLSRSDSSDTNQDIGDATSVSLLNLDASEHTPEVSPLTRRRARASLSDISSLRDIEGLSVRQLKEILARNFVNYSGCCEKWELVERVSRLYREKEGNRKSLENVSSTVTTDVEKGPLTIHDDNLCRICMDAMIDCVLLECGHMVTCTKCGKRMNECPICRQYVVRAVHVFKS